Below is a genomic region from Sphingomonas phyllosphaerae.
CGTGCTGATGGGCGCGTATCGCAGCGGCAGCGATCCGGCGATCGACGCCGCGATCGCCTATCAGCCCGCGATCATGGAATTCGTGCGCCAGGACACGCACCAGATGGTGTCGCTGGCCGATGCCGAGATGGAGCTGACCGGCGTCTTCGGCGATGCCTGACGCCAAGCGGCTGAAGCGCCTGCACCGAGTCCGCACGCTCCAGCTCGGGCTGGCGCGCGCCGACGAGGCGCGCACGCAGGCGCAGCTGACCAGCGAGACGCAACTGGCGCAGCGTATCGCGCAACTCGCCGACGCGGTCGCCCCTGCCCCCTCCACCTTCGCCGGCGCGGCCAATCTCGCCGCCAGCGCGCACTTTCGCGAGCGGCTGCACCGCTCGGCGGAAGCGGCGATGAACCGCGTCCGCGCCGCCGAGGCGCAGGTCGAGCGCAGCTCCGAAGCGACGCGCGGCGCGCGGCGCGACCAGAGTGCGGTCGAGAAGCTGATGGATCGGCAGCACGCCGCCGATCTGCGCGCCGAGATGAAGGCGCTCGAGGACGTGCCCGCGCGCCCGAAGAAGTAAACGGCACGCTCCTTGCAACGTGGCAGGCGAACCCTGTCCACGAAAGCGGCCTGACCCTTGACCACGATCGCAAGCCTTCTCCTGACGACGGCACCGGGGGCGATGCTACCGGGTGCCGCCTCGCCCGCGTCGGGCGTGGCGGGCGCCAGCGGCGACTTCCTGAAGCTGGTGCTGCCCGGATGCGGCGACGGGATAGCGGCGGGTGTCGCGGCAACGGCGGGCGAGCCGGGGCGGCAGACTCTTGCCGGGGTCGGCACCGGACTGCCGCTGGTCGATACCGTCGTGCCGAGCGGCGAGGCCGCGCTGGCGTGGCTGGCCGATGCCACCGGGGTTCCGGTGCCCCCGGCTGCGGTCGCGCTGCCCACCGAAACGGCCATGCCGACGACGCCGGTCGCCACGCCGCTCGCGGCGACGCTGAACGCGGCCCCGGCGCTCCCCGAGGCGAGCGCTGCTGTCCGGCCGCGATTGCGAATGGTGACACCCGACGTGCAGATGCCGGCCCGCGATCGCGTCGAGCCGCTTGCCGATGCCGATCCGGCCGTGCCGACAGCGTCGGGCGAGGATGATATTTCGGTCGCCACGGCCACGGTGGTCGTCGCGGCGCCGGTTGCGCCCGTATCGATCACGCCGACGCCGGATATGGTCGCCGCCGCGCCTGTCGTGGCGCCGCCGACAGTCACGCCCGAGATTGCTCAGGCACAGGCGCCGGTCGCTCCGGCGAGTGCGTCGATGCGCGGTCGCGCTGTGCTCACCACCGAACGATCCCCGAACGCACCCGGCACCGGAGCCGAACCCGCACCGGCTGACCCGTCGCTTCCGGCGGTGGCAACGGCCAGCGCACCGGTGCAGGCTGCTCCGACCGACGATACTCCTGCCGCCGAGGTCACATCGACGCCACCGCCGACTCGCGCGGCAACCGTAACGCCACGAGCGCAGACGACTTCCGACGCCGGCACCGCGCCTGCGCCTGCAGAGGCGCCGGCCGTCCCGACGCAGGCCACCCCCGTGGCATCGCAACAGCGCAGCGTGCCGACCGCGGACACGTCACCGACTTCGCCACCGCCACCGCCAGCGGCTGCCCCCGCCCCTGCACGGGCAGCGCGCCGCGACGCGCCCGCGATGGTCGAGATCACCGCCGACACCGCCGCCGCAATCGTCGTCGACGCCGCGTCGCCTTTGACTCGAGCCCTCACGTCGGATCGTGTCACGTCGTCGCCGCGCGCGGCCACGCCGATCCCGGTCGTTGCTGACGCACAGCCGACCGATGTGCCGGCGACCCCTCGTCACCCTGAGGTGACGTCGGCCGCTCCGCGCCACGCCGCCGCCGCGACGCGGATCGTGTCGGCCGACATTGCAGCGGCCGTTCCGCCCTCCCCCGGATCGGAGCCGCCCGTCGCGGTCGCGCCGGTCACGCCGACGCTCCCCGCCGCCACGCGCCCTACCGCCACGCTCGCCGAGGAAGCGCCTTTGCCAGCCGCCTCGCGTAGCGATCCGGCACCGCGCCTCGTCGAGACGCCCGCTGCCGCGGTCACCGGCAAGCCGCTCCCCGAGCGCGCACCGGCTCCGGCGCCAGCGGTGATCGCGAGTGCGGCGACGGTGCGCGTCGATGCGCCGGTCCTCGCACCCGTGACGGTGCCGCCCGCACATGTCGCCGCTCCGGTCACACCGCCGATCGCCAACGCCGCAACTCCTGCGGCGCCGCCGCTTGCCGACGCGCCCGCGCCGCGCGCCAGCGCCGCTACACCGCTGACGGTGCCGGTCGTCCCTGCGACGAACGTCGACGCCCCAGCGACGGATGTTCCTGTTCTGCCGGTCGCAGCGGGTGAGCCGGCACCGATCGTGCGCGAAGCGACGCGCGCCGTGCCGGCGCCGCTTCCGGTCGCCGCCGACACCACGCCGGCGCCGGTCATCGCGAGCGCCGCGCGCACCTTCGCCGAAGCGATTCACCGCGCCGTCACCGCCGAGGAGCGCGCGCGCCCGGCCGATCCGGGCGCGCCGGTTGCCCAGCCGCAGTCGACCGCCGCGATCTCCGCCGCTGCGGTCACCGCGACCGGACAGGCGCAGCAACAGACGCTCGACATGCGCCGGCCGCACTGGCCGAGCGCGATGATCCAGCACATCGAGAAGCTGCGTGACATGGCCGATGCCAATGACATGCGGATCCGCGTCGTTCCCGATGCGCTGGGCGCGATCGACGTCGCGCTGCGCCGCGAAGGCGACACGGTGCAGGTCCAGCTCACCGCCGAGCAACCGCAGACGCGCGCAATGCTCGCTGATGCGCAGCCGCGGCTGACCGAAATGGCCGAAGCACGCGGGCTCAAGCTCCACCACGGCCAGCCCGGCGGCACTACCGCGCAGGGCGACCGTCAGTCGTCGCAGCACCAGCAACAGCCGCAACAACGCGCCGCGCCCGTTCCGGCCGCGCCACCGTCCGCCCGTCGCGCCGCGCAGTCGGACGCCGACGACACCGAACAACGTATCGCCTGATTGAGGGAATCGAACGATGAGTGATGCTCCGGCCGCAGACGCCGCGCCCAAGAAAAAGGGCAAGATGAAGATGATCGTACTCGGCGCCGTCGGCGTCATCGTCCTGTTGGGCGGTGGCGTCGGTGCCGGTCTCTATGCCGCGGGTTCGGGCATGGTCGGCGGCGGTGCCAAGCCGGTGACGCACGAAGATCCCAACAAGCCCAAGCTCGTCCCGAAGAGCGAGCAGAAGCACGCCGGTGAAGGTGCCGAGGGAGGCGAAGGCGGCGAGGGCGGCCACGGTGGCGGCGAAGCGGCAGCCGAGGGCGGCGAAGGTGGCGGCGAGTCGCATGGCACGCCGACGCCGGAAGGGCATGGCGGCGAGCCCTATGCTTCCAACTATTTCGCGATGGAGAAGGAGTTCACCTCCAACCTCCAGGATTCGGTGCACTTCATCCAGATCGGGCTCGCGGTGTCGACGCCCTATGACGACAAGGTCATCACGAATCTGAAAACCAACGACATCGCGATTCGCTCGGCGATCCTGCTGACGCTGGGCGACACGCCCGAAGATCAGGTGTTCACCAGCGCCGGCAAGGCGCAGCTCCAGAAACGGCTCGTCGCGACGATCAACCAGGTTTTGCGCGAAAAGGAGGGATTTGGCGGGATCAGTAACGTCTACTTTACCACTTTCGTGGTTCAGTGAACGTAGATGGTTAACAGGCGCTCCTCCACCGATGCCGGGCTCGACTCCGGTACGCCGATCGGCACCGCTGCCGCATTGGGCGGAGGGCCGGCCGCGCCTGCCAAGCTGCACCCGTTCGGCGATCTCCATACGTTGCAGCATCTGTCGGCGCGCGCCGCGCGCGGCGTGCGCCAGACGTTCGAAGGTTACTGGCGTACCGAGACCCGCGCTTGGGCCGAACCACTCGAGGTGCTGCGCCTTTCCGACTATCGCGCGGGGCGCGGCGACAAGCTGACCGCGTGGCTGCCGCTGTCGATGGACGGTCGCCCGGCCTTGTGCGTGATCGACAGCCAGTTCGTCGTCGAGATCATCGATCTGTTCTTCGGCGGCACCGGGGATGTTTCGCCGGTGCTCGCGCTCGAGTTCACCCCGGCGTGCGACGTGATCGTCGCGCGCGTCGCCGCGTCGCTGGCCCGCGCGCTGGAGACCGCGTGGGAGCCGCTGGCCCGCGCGCATTTCACCGCCGAGCCGTTCGAGCTGGGCGGGAACATGATCCCCGGGATCGAGGCCGACGAGGTGGTGATCGCCACCCGCTTCGCGATCGCGCGCGGCACCGCCAAGCCGGCGTTCGTCGACATCCTCTATCCGGTCGCGACGCTCAAGCCGCACACGGTCGCGCTGACCGGCAAGGTCGTCGCCAAGCCCAGCGAGGTCGACGCCGAATGGCGCACCCAGCTGACGCGCGCGGCGATGGGCGTCCGCTTCCCAGTCCGCTCGGTGCTCGCCGAGCCGACCATCCCGCTCTCGCGGCTCATGGATCTCAAGGAAGGCGACATCATCCCGATCAGCTTCGGCGCCGACGTGCCGATCGTGGTCGGCGGGATGGCGCTGGGGTTGGGCACCGTGGGTACGTCCAACGGCCGCGCGGCCATCCGCATCTCCAAGTTCGAAGGACCCCTGCAATGAACGACATGACCGGCGGATTCGCGATCGACGCCGCCGTCGCCGCCAACCTGCGGCTTTTGCAGGGCGTCGACGTGAAGCTGACCGTCGAGATCGGCTCGACCACTTTGTCGTTGCGCGAATTGCTGGCGCTCGGCGAATCGAGCGTGATCGAGCTGGACCGGCAGGCGGGCGAGCTGCTCGACGTGCTGGTCAACGGCACGCTGATCGGGCGCGGCGAGATCGTGACGGTCGGTGAGCGCTACGGCGTCAAGATGACCGAGCTGGTCTCGCCCGAGAAGCGCGGCTGAGGGGCACGCACGCGATGATGTGGACCTATATCCTGAAGCTGATCGTGATGCTCCCGCTCGTCTGCGGGCTGATGATCGGCTGCCTGTACCTGTGGCGTCGGCTCGAGGCGCGGATGCCCGGCAAGCCGTCGACGCGCGGGATCGCGGTGCGCGAGACGATGATGATCTCGCCGGGCGTCAAGCTGGCGGTGGTCGATTTCGAGGGGCGTCGCCTGCTCGTCTCGGTCAATCGCGCCGGCGTGACGCTGATCGACAAGGCCGACGGGCGCGTGCCGGTGGAGCCGGCCGCATGAGTGCCTCGGCAATGCGAAGCGGCGCGCTGATCCGCCCGCGCGTGTGCGCTGCGGGCAAAAGGTCGCACCTGATCCTCGCGCTGCTCGCGATCGTCGTGGCGCTGTGCGTCGCGATGCCGGCGCTGGCGCAGACCTTCCCCGCGCCGTCGCAGCCGGCGGTGCAGGGCGCGCCGGCCGCGCCCGCGCCGGGCGTCGGCGACGCGGTCGACCGCGCGCTCGGGCAATTGTCGCGCGGCGATGCCGGCGCGCAGAACAACAACGGCTCGCTGTCGCTGTCGCTGCAGGTGCTCATCATCATGGGCCTGCTCACGGTGCTGCCGGGCATCGTGCTGATGATGACCAGCTTCACGCGGATCATCATCGTGCTGTCGATTCTGCGGCAGGCGATGGGCTTGCAGCAGACGCCGCCCAACCAGGTGCTGATCGGCCTGTCGCTGTTCCTCAGCTTCTTCATCATGGCGCCCGCGATCAACCAGATCAACACGACCGCGATCCAGCCCTATTCGCAAGGGCGCATCGGCGGCACCGAGCTGATCCAGACCGCCGCTGCGCCGCTGCACGCCTTCATGGCCAAGCAGACGCGCGTGAAGGACGTGACGATGTTCGCGCAGATGGCGAAGTCCGGCCCGTACGCCACGCCGAAGGACATTCCCTATTCGGTGCTGCTGCCGGCGTTCGTCACCTCGGAGCTGAAGACCGCGTTCCAGATCGGCTTCCTGCTGTTCCTGCCGTTCATCGTCATCGACTTGGTCGTCGCGACGGTGCTGATGGCGCTCGGCATGGCGATGCTCAGCCCGACGATCATCTCGCTGCCGTTCAAACTGCTGCTGTTCGTGCTGGTCGACGGCTGGGCGCTGACGATGGGCAGTCTGGCCAATTCGTTCGCGACATAACGGCTCGTTATCCCCGCGCAGGCGGGGATCCAGAACCTCCGACGTACCGACTCCATCGACAGACCTGCGCGTCTGGGTTCCCGCCTCCGCGGGAATGACGAAGAGAGAAGAGTGACATGCAACCGCTCGTCGACGCCGATTACTTCCTGACCGTCGCCAACCAGACCATGTGGGTGCTGGCGCTCGTCTCTGCGCCGATCCTGATCCCGGCGTTGCTGTCGGGGCTGATCCTCGGGATGGTGCAGGCCGCGACCTCGATCAACGAGCAGACGCTCAGCTTCGTGCCGAAGCTGATCGTTGTCGCGGTGTCGATCATGGTGTTCGGCGCGATGATCCTCGGGCTGTTGAGCGACTTTACGACCGAGATCTTCGCGCGCATCCCGGACTTGGTGCATTGATCTTGCGCCAGCCTCTCCCCGTCACCCCAGCGCATCAGCCTTCCACCGCCGCCCCGGCGGACGCCGGGGTCCAGTTGGGCGGCGTCGGCGAATCTTGCGAATCGTCCCGTCACTGGACCCCGGCGTTCGCCGGGGTGGCAGGTGGCGAGGAAGCCGACGGGGTGAGCTAGGGAGATGTTGGGTTTCGGCCTCTCCATCGAACCGCAGCTCTGGGCGCTGATCTTCGTGATGATCCGCGTCGGTGCGGCATTCATCGCCGCACCCGTGTTCGGCAACGTCTCGGTGCCGCTGCCGGTGCGGATCACGCTGTCGGGCGCGGTCGGGGTGCTGGTGCTCGGCACCACGTCGATCCAGCCGCCCGCGACGATCTTCGCGCTCGCCACCTTCGTCGCGGTCGCCGCCGAGGCGCTGGTCGGGCTCGCGATCGGCTTCATCGTCCAGATCGCCTTCGCCGCGCCGCTGATCGCGGGCGAGATCATCGGCGGGTCGATGGGGATCGGTTTCGCCAACATGATCGACCCCAATTCCGGCCGCTCGAGTCCGGCGGTCGGGCAGTTCCTGTCGATCCTGCTGACCTTGCTGTTCCTGTCGCTCGACGGGCACCTCGTGCTCGTCGACATGGTGGTGAAAAGCTATACCGCGCTGCCGCCCGGCGCGGCGTGGATGAACGTGGGCCAGCTGCGCGACATCGCGCTGTTCGGCGGTTATGCGTTCATGGCCGGGCTGCTGCTCGCGCTGCCGGTCGGCTTCCTGCTGCTGTGCCTCAACCTCGTGATGGGGATGGTGTCGCGCTCGGCGCCGTCGCTCAACCTGTTCTCGATCGGCCTGCCCGCCAGCCTTGCGGTCGGCGTCATCAGCCTCGCGATCGCGCTGCCCGCGATGGGCGATTACATGCAGGTGATCGTCCGTGAGGGCCTCGCCGCCGCGCAAAGCCTGGTGCTCGGCTGATGTCGGAGGGTGGCGACAAGACAGAAGCCCCAACCCAGAAGCGTCGCGACGACGCCAAGGAGAAAGGCGACGTCCTCAAGAGCCGCGATCTCGCAACCGCGTTCGTCGTGCTGGCCGGTATCACCTGGATCATGTTCTTCGGCCCGGCGCTGCTCGCCGCGTGCCGCGAGGTGATGGCGGCGAGCTTCAGCTTCAGTCACGCCGATGTCGAGGATTTCCAGCCGTGGCGCCCGCTGGTGCAGGCCGGGTGGAAGCTCGCCGCGCCGCTCGGCACGTTGTTCGCGATCACGATCGCCGCGGCGATCGCCAGCCAGGCCGGGCTCGGCTCGCTGAGCTTCAACGCCAAATTGCTCGCCCCCAAGGCATCGCGGATCAATCCCGGCTCGGGGATCATGCGGATCATCGGGATGCAGGGCTGGATCGAGCTCGGCAAGTCGCTGCTCAAGGTCACCCTGCTCGGTGCGATCGGCGCGTGGATGCTGTGGCAGACCGCGCATTTCAGCTTCGGGCTCGCCGCCTCCAATCTGCCGGTCGCGCTCGCCGGGCTGGGGTCGACGCTGACGCACGTCCTGCTCGTCATGGCGATGGGGCTGATCGCGATCGGCATGATCGACGTGCCGACCCAGATCATGCAGCTGCTCAAGAAGCTGCGCATGACCAAGCAGGAAGTGAAGGACGAACACAAGGAGAGCGAGGGCAACCCCGAGATGAAGGGGCATATGCGCATGAAGCAGCGCGAGATGCTGTCCGGGGGCATGCACAAGGCGCTCGATCAGGCGCATGTCGTGCTCACCAACCCGACGCACTTCGCGGTCGCGCTGCGCTACGATCGCGGGCGCGACGAGGTGCCGGTGGTGGTCGCCAAGGGACGCGGCGCACTGGCGCTGGCGATCCGCTCCGCCGCCAAGGATCGCGCGCTGCCGGTGCTCGAATATCCCGCGCTCGCGCGTGCCGTCTATTACACCAGCCGCGAGGGACAGGAGGTGCGCGACGATCTGTACCTCGCCATCGCGACCGTGCTGGCATTCGTCTTCGGACTCAATGCGCAAGCCGGCGGGACGCAACCGCCGATCGAAGTGCCCGATACCGCTCGTTTCGACGAAAATGGTGTCCGTCAGTCATAAAGAATCGCCGCGCGCGGCCGTTTAGGAGAGCATCATGGCGACGATCAGCAGCACGAGCACGAGCAGCACGGCGACGACGACGAAAACGTCGTCGACCACGTCGACCTCCAAGACCGGCACTGCGGCGTCGATCAACAAGTCGGCCGCCAACTCGATCCTCACCTCGCTCGGCTCGGGCTCGGGGGTGGACACCGACACGCTGGTGACGCAGCTGGTCGACGCGCAATTCGCCGCCAAGCGCGCGCAGATCACCGCCAAAACCGAGAAGCTGACCGCGCAGATCTCCGACGCCGCGACGCTCAAGAATTTCGTCAGCGACTTCGCCAAGGCGGTCAACACGCTCGTCACCGGCGGCACGCTCGCGACGCAGCCGAACGTCAGCGATCCGAAGGTCGCGGGCGCAACCGCGATCTCGGGCGCGCCGATGTCGGCCAGCGCATCGGCGAACGTCACCGTCACCTCGCTCGCGACCGTGCAGACCGTCACCAGCGCCAAGCTCGGCAAGACCGATCAGTTCGGCACCGGCAAGCTGACGATCAACGTCGGCACCGCCACCTACACCGCGGGCAAGATGACCGATCTGGCGGTCGGCAAGGCCAGCGACGGCACCGATCTGTCGTTCGACATCGATATCGCGCCGCCCAACGACACGCTGTCGGGGATCGCCGCCGCGATCAACGCCAAAAACACCGGCGTCACCGCGGCGATCATCACCGACGCCGACGGCGGCGCGTTCCTGTCGCTCAAGGGGCAGAGCGGCACCGCGCAGGCGTTCTCGATGACGGGCACCGGCGGCACGCTCGACACGCTCAGCGTCGGCAAGGATGCGACCGCGACCTCCAAGATGGCGGTCGTCGGCCAATCGGCAAACGCCAAATTGTCCGTCGACGGCGTGTCGGTCGAACGGCCCAGCAACGAGATCAGCGATCTGGTCCCCGGCGTAAAGCTGACGCTGGCGGGCACCGGTTCGATGACGCTGACCGGCACGCGCCCCGACACCGCGCTGACCAATGGCGTCAAGGACTTCGTCGAGACGTTCAACCAGTTGCTCAACGAGGTGAAGCAGCAGACCAACGCGGTCGACGGCAGCCTGCGCGCCGATCCCGCCGCCAAGCAGCTGCTGCGCAACCTGCAGGGGTTCGCGAGCAAGACCTTGCTCCCTGACGCCGCCGCGGGCACGCCCTCGACGTTGGCCGGGATCGGCGTCACCACCGACAAGACCACCGGCGAGCTGACGATCGATGACGCCGCGCTGACCAAGGCGATGAAGGACACGCCCGATGCGATCCAGGCGATGTTCAATCCGAACAGCTTCGGCGCGACCGGGCTCAACGCCGCGATGCAGTCGTTGAAGCTGTCGTCGGGCAGCACGCTCTACGGGCTCGGCGCGACCGACCTGAAGCTGCGCAAGGCGCAGGACGAGCTGACCAAGGAAAGCGCCAAGATCGACGAACAATCGACGCGCTTCTCGGCGCGGCTGACGCAGCAATATGCCAGCATGAACTCGCGCGTGTCGGCCTACAAGCAGACGCAGTCGTTCATGAAGCAGCAGATCGACGGCTGGTACAAGTCGAGCTGATCGGGAGAGACGACAGATCATGGCCTATGCCTCTTCCCTGCTGCGCGATCCGGCGCGCACCTATCGCGAGATCGACCTTGCCGGCCGTACCGCCGCGGCCGATGGCCCGGCGCTCGTCCAGCTGCTCTACGAGGAGCTGACGCAGGCGCTGCGCGTCGCCGCCTGGGCAGCCGATCGCAAGCAATTCGCGACACGCAGCGAACGCCTGACCCGCGCCACCGCGATCCTGTTCGCGCTGGAGGCCAATCTCGATTTCGAGAAGGGCGGCGACGTGTCGCGCGCGCTGGCGCGCTTCTACGGCGGGTGCCGGCGACAGGTGATCGAGGCGAGCATCGGCACCGATGGCGCGCCGTTCCGCGCGGTCGCCGCCGAGCTGGAAGAGATCGCCAGCGCCTGGCGTCAGGCACGCGCGGCGTAGTTTCCGTCATTCCCGCAAAGGCGGGAATCCAGACGCGCAGGTCGTCGTAAGAACCGCTGACGTCAGCGGTTCTGGATCCCCGCCTTCGCGGGGATGACGGACGGGACGTCGACGCTCACCCCCGGAACCAGTGCCGCTGGACGAACCACACCACGATCCCCGCCGCGATCACCGCGCAGGCGCCGGCGATCGCGTCGAATGCCCACGGCTCCTCGGCATAGGGCAGCCCCTTGACGTTCATCCCGTACAGCCCGGTCAGGAAGGTCAGCGGCAGGAAGATCATCGCCACCATCGCGATCACCAGACTGCGCTGATCGAGCTGTTCGGCGCGCAGGTCGGTCAGCGCCTCGTGCATCAGCGCGGCGCGCTCGCGGATCGCCTCGACTTCCTCGGCCATGCGTGCGGCACGGTCGGCGGCGGCGGCGAGATGCGCGCGATCGTCCTCCGCCAGCCAGTCGCCGGGCAGCGTCGCCAAGCGCTCGAGCGCAGCGCGCTGTGGGCTGAGGAAGCGGCGGTAATTGATCGCCTCCGAGCGCATCCGCGTCACCGAACGGCGCAGCTCGAAGACATGGTGTGCGCTCAGTTTCTGTTCGCAATCGTCGAGTCCGTCGCCGAGGTCGGCGACGACCGGATCGAGATCCTCGGTGATCGCGGTCGCGATCGCGGCGATCAGGTCACCGGGGTCGCGCAGCTCGCCGCGCTCCATCTCCTGCTCGACCCGCGCCAGCGTCACCAGCCGCTTGCGCGAGACGGTGACGACGCGGCCCTTGGTGGCCCAGATGCGGATCGAGGCGAGCACGTCCGATGTGTCGAGCGGCTCGTCGGTGCGCCCGCGCAGGTTGACGAACGCGCCGTGCCCGATCTTCTCGGCGCGTGGCCGCGTCTCGGCGGCGGTCAGCGCGTCGACGGTGAAGGTGTCGAGCCCGGCGGCGTCGCGCAGCCATGTCTGCGCCTCCGCGGCGTTCGAGGCGAGATGCACCCACAGGAACGCCGCCTCACCCGACAGCGCCGCTTCCGGTGTGACCTTCTCGACCGTGCCGTCGTTACCGACACGCCAAGCCACCCCGCTCATGATCGCATCCCGATATCGACGGTCAGCCCGGTGCCGTGTGTCGGCGGCGCATCGCATTGTTCGCGTGCGGCGTCGGCGCGCGCGCGGTCGAGGATCGCGGCGGGGACATCGGCGCGATGCGTGACGCGGTCGGCGGCGGCGAGCAGCCGTGCCTGCCGCAGCGTGAGGTCGTCGGGGTCGCGCGAGGCGAGATCGAGCCGCACGACGCCGGTGGTCGCGCGGCCCGCGAGCACGGCTTCTGCGGCATCGCGCCCGTCGTAATCGGTGAGCGGATCGAGCGCCGCGCCGGGGGCGAGCGCCGCGCCGATCGCGCGCCGCCGATCGCCGCTGTCGGGCAGCGCAGCGCGCAATGCTGTGCGGCCGGCGTGCAGCGCCTCGGCGAGCCGCCCGAGTGAGGCGGGCAAGACCGCCTCCAGCCGCTGACGCACCGCCGCCGCCAATCCGGCAGAGACGCCGCCGGTGC
It encodes:
- a CDS encoding flagellar hook-length control protein FliK; its protein translation is MTTIASLLLTTAPGAMLPGAASPASGVAGASGDFLKLVLPGCGDGIAAGVAATAGEPGRQTLAGVGTGLPLVDTVVPSGEAALAWLADATGVPVPPAAVALPTETAMPTTPVATPLAATLNAAPALPEASAAVRPRLRMVTPDVQMPARDRVEPLADADPAVPTASGEDDISVATATVVVAAPVAPVSITPTPDMVAAAPVVAPPTVTPEIAQAQAPVAPASASMRGRAVLTTERSPNAPGTGAEPAPADPSLPAVATASAPVQAAPTDDTPAAEVTSTPPPTRAATVTPRAQTTSDAGTAPAPAEAPAVPTQATPVASQQRSVPTADTSPTSPPPPPAAAPAPARAARRDAPAMVEITADTAAAIVVDAASPLTRALTSDRVTSSPRAATPIPVVADAQPTDVPATPRHPEVTSAAPRHAAAATRIVSADIAAAVPPSPGSEPPVAVAPVTPTLPAATRPTATLAEEAPLPAASRSDPAPRLVETPAAAVTGKPLPERAPAPAPAVIASAATVRVDAPVLAPVTVPPAHVAAPVTPPIANAATPAAPPLADAPAPRASAATPLTVPVVPATNVDAPATDVPVLPVAAGEPAPIVREATRAVPAPLPVAADTTPAPVIASAARTFAEAIHRAVTAEERARPADPGAPVAQPQSTAAISAAAVTATGQAQQQTLDMRRPHWPSAMIQHIEKLRDMADANDMRIRVVPDALGAIDVALRREGDTVQVQLTAEQPQTRAMLADAQPRLTEMAEARGLKLHHGQPGGTTAQGDRQSSQHQQQPQQRAAPVPAAPPSARRAAQSDADDTEQRIA
- a CDS encoding flagellar basal body-associated FliL family protein gives rise to the protein MSDAPAADAAPKKKGKMKMIVLGAVGVIVLLGGGVGAGLYAAGSGMVGGGAKPVTHEDPNKPKLVPKSEQKHAGEGAEGGEGGEGGHGGGEAAAEGGEGGGESHGTPTPEGHGGEPYASNYFAMEKEFTSNLQDSVHFIQIGLAVSTPYDDKVITNLKTNDIAIRSAILLTLGDTPEDQVFTSAGKAQLQKRLVATINQVLREKEGFGGISNVYFTTFVVQ
- a CDS encoding flagellar motor switch protein FliM, encoding MVNRRSSTDAGLDSGTPIGTAAALGGGPAAPAKLHPFGDLHTLQHLSARAARGVRQTFEGYWRTETRAWAEPLEVLRLSDYRAGRGDKLTAWLPLSMDGRPALCVIDSQFVVEIIDLFFGGTGDVSPVLALEFTPACDVIVARVAASLARALETAWEPLARAHFTAEPFELGGNMIPGIEADEVVIATRFAIARGTAKPAFVDILYPVATLKPHTVALTGKVVAKPSEVDAEWRTQLTRAAMGVRFPVRSVLAEPTIPLSRLMDLKEGDIIPISFGADVPIVVGGMALGLGTVGTSNGRAAIRISKFEGPLQ
- the fliN gene encoding flagellar motor switch protein FliN yields the protein MNDMTGGFAIDAAVAANLRLLQGVDVKLTVEIGSTTLSLRELLALGESSVIELDRQAGELLDVLVNGTLIGRGEIVTVGERYGVKMTELVSPEKRG
- a CDS encoding flagellar biosynthetic protein FliO, whose translation is MMWTYILKLIVMLPLVCGLMIGCLYLWRRLEARMPGKPSTRGIAVRETMMISPGVKLAVVDFEGRRLLVSVNRAGVTLIDKADGRVPVEPAA
- the fliP gene encoding flagellar type III secretion system pore protein FliP (The bacterial flagellar biogenesis protein FliP forms a type III secretion system (T3SS)-type pore required for flagellar assembly.); its protein translation is MRSGALIRPRVCAAGKRSHLILALLAIVVALCVAMPALAQTFPAPSQPAVQGAPAAPAPGVGDAVDRALGQLSRGDAGAQNNNGSLSLSLQVLIIMGLLTVLPGIVLMMTSFTRIIIVLSILRQAMGLQQTPPNQVLIGLSLFLSFFIMAPAINQINTTAIQPYSQGRIGGTELIQTAAAPLHAFMAKQTRVKDVTMFAQMAKSGPYATPKDIPYSVLLPAFVTSELKTAFQIGFLLFLPFIVIDLVVATVLMALGMAMLSPTIISLPFKLLLFVLVDGWALTMGSLANSFAT
- the fliQ gene encoding flagellar biosynthesis protein FliQ, with protein sequence MQPLVDADYFLTVANQTMWVLALVSAPILIPALLSGLILGMVQAATSINEQTLSFVPKLIVVAVSIMVFGAMILGLLSDFTTEIFARIPDLVH
- the fliR gene encoding flagellar biosynthetic protein FliR, coding for MLGFGLSIEPQLWALIFVMIRVGAAFIAAPVFGNVSVPLPVRITLSGAVGVLVLGTTSIQPPATIFALATFVAVAAEALVGLAIGFIVQIAFAAPLIAGEIIGGSMGIGFANMIDPNSGRSSPAVGQFLSILLTLLFLSLDGHLVLVDMVVKSYTALPPGAAWMNVGQLRDIALFGGYAFMAGLLLALPVGFLLLCLNLVMGMVSRSAPSLNLFSIGLPASLAVGVISLAIALPAMGDYMQVIVREGLAAAQSLVLG
- a CDS encoding flagellar type III secretion system protein FlhB, encoding MSEGGDKTEAPTQKRRDDAKEKGDVLKSRDLATAFVVLAGITWIMFFGPALLAACREVMAASFSFSHADVEDFQPWRPLVQAGWKLAAPLGTLFAITIAAAIASQAGLGSLSFNAKLLAPKASRINPGSGIMRIIGMQGWIELGKSLLKVTLLGAIGAWMLWQTAHFSFGLAASNLPVALAGLGSTLTHVLLVMAMGLIAIGMIDVPTQIMQLLKKLRMTKQEVKDEHKESEGNPEMKGHMRMKQREMLSGGMHKALDQAHVVLTNPTHFAVALRYDRGRDEVPVVVAKGRGALALAIRSAAKDRALPVLEYPALARAVYYTSREGQEVRDDLYLAIATVLAFVFGLNAQAGGTQPPIEVPDTARFDENGVRQS